In Microbacterium esteraromaticum, the following proteins share a genomic window:
- a CDS encoding Fe-S protein translates to METLRHIVLLVHLIGFAVLFGAWAVQAFGGKREITRLMHIGISIAAVAGLALAAPWGLPDGAEMNYAKIGTKLVVLLIIGAFLGIGQARQRKSGHVPPALFWGIGLLTLVNAGIAVIW, encoded by the coding sequence ATGGAGACCCTGCGCCACATCGTCCTTCTCGTGCACCTCATCGGCTTCGCCGTGCTGTTCGGAGCATGGGCGGTGCAGGCCTTCGGCGGCAAGCGCGAGATCACGCGTCTGATGCACATCGGCATCTCGATCGCCGCCGTCGCAGGACTCGCTCTCGCGGCGCCGTGGGGTCTGCCCGACGGCGCCGAGATGAACTACGCGAAGATCGGCACCAAGCTCGTCGTGCTGCTGATCATCGGCGCGTTCCTCGGCATCGGCCAGGCTCGCCAGCGCAAGAGCGGCCACGTGCCCCCCGCGCTGTTCTGGGGCATCGGTCTTCTGACGCTGGTGAACGCGGGCATCGCCGTCATCTGGTGA
- the ribH gene encoding 6,7-dimethyl-8-ribityllumazine synthase produces the protein MSGAGAPTPTTPIDGSGLRVVVIAGTWHETISNGLIAGAQRVLDEAGAAHTLVRVPGSFELAVAAQAAFAGGADAVVALGVIIRGGTPHFEYVSAATTDGLSRVALDAGRPVGFGVLTLDDEKQGLDRAGLEGSKEDKGAEAADAALRTAQVIRALRG, from the coding sequence ATGAGCGGCGCCGGAGCCCCCACCCCGACCACCCCGATCGACGGCAGCGGACTGCGCGTCGTCGTGATCGCAGGCACGTGGCACGAGACGATCTCGAACGGCCTGATCGCCGGTGCGCAGCGCGTGCTCGACGAGGCAGGCGCCGCGCACACCCTGGTGCGAGTGCCGGGCTCGTTCGAGCTCGCGGTCGCGGCTCAGGCGGCATTCGCCGGAGGAGCGGATGCCGTGGTCGCTCTCGGCGTGATCATCCGCGGCGGCACCCCGCACTTCGAGTACGTGTCGGCGGCGACGACCGACGGACTGAGCCGGGTGGCGCTGGATGCCGGCAGGCCCGTCGGCTTCGGCGTGCTGACCCTCGACGACGAGAAGCAGGGCCTCGACCGCGCGGGCCTCGAGGGCTCGAAGGAGGACAAGGGCGCTGAGGCAGCGGACGCCGCCCTGCGCACGGCTCAGGTGATCCGCGCGCTGCGCGGCTGA
- the ribA gene encoding GTP cyclohydrolase II, with protein sequence MSLSPLSDALDALRAGKPIIVADDENRENEGDIIISAELATAETMAWMVRWTSGLICAPMPADLADQLNLPPMVETNEDARTTAYTVSVDAAEGVTTGISAHDRALTLNVLANPTSTPASLIRPGHILPLRAVDGGVRERGGHTEAAVELMRLAGLQPVGAIAEVVADDGSMMRLPALMELGAREGVPVITIEQLIAHLNEIDPRDEADCLAQRTGRRVSLRADANVPTDHGTFRFLAYKDRISGTDHIAVVSGTPGETALVRVHSECLTGEAFGSQKCECGPQLQAALERIDQEGGVVIYMRGHEGRGIGLINKLRAYALQEEGLDTVDANLALGLPADAREYAAAAGILTDLGISKVRLLTNNTDKVEKLRALGLDVVEQVPLIVGVGPNNHQYLETKRDRMGHIIGAAELAEALGKDNA encoded by the coding sequence GTGAGCCTTTCCCCTCTCTCCGACGCCCTCGACGCGCTGCGCGCCGGCAAGCCGATCATCGTCGCCGACGACGAGAACCGCGAGAACGAGGGCGACATCATCATCTCCGCCGAGCTCGCCACGGCAGAGACGATGGCCTGGATGGTGCGCTGGACGTCAGGACTGATCTGCGCGCCGATGCCCGCCGACCTCGCCGACCAGCTGAACCTGCCGCCGATGGTCGAGACGAACGAGGACGCCCGCACCACCGCGTACACGGTGAGCGTCGACGCGGCCGAAGGCGTCACCACCGGCATCAGCGCCCACGACCGCGCGCTGACCCTCAATGTGCTGGCGAACCCCACATCCACTCCCGCCAGCCTCATCCGGCCCGGCCACATCCTGCCGCTGCGCGCCGTCGACGGCGGCGTGCGCGAGCGCGGCGGCCACACCGAAGCCGCCGTCGAGCTGATGCGCCTCGCCGGCCTGCAGCCCGTCGGCGCCATCGCCGAGGTCGTCGCCGATGACGGGAGCATGATGCGCCTGCCTGCGCTGATGGAGCTCGGGGCGCGGGAGGGCGTGCCCGTCATCACCATCGAGCAGCTGATCGCGCACCTGAACGAGATCGACCCTCGCGACGAGGCCGACTGCCTCGCGCAACGCACCGGGCGCCGGGTGAGCCTGCGCGCAGACGCCAATGTGCCCACCGATCACGGCACCTTCCGCTTCCTCGCCTACAAGGACCGCATCAGCGGCACCGACCACATCGCGGTCGTCTCCGGCACACCGGGCGAGACGGCGCTGGTGCGCGTGCACTCGGAGTGCCTCACGGGCGAGGCGTTCGGCTCGCAGAAGTGCGAGTGCGGTCCGCAGCTGCAAGCCGCTCTCGAGCGCATCGACCAGGAGGGCGGCGTGGTCATCTACATGCGCGGCCATGAAGGACGAGGCATCGGGCTGATCAACAAGCTGCGTGCGTACGCCCTGCAGGAGGAGGGCCTCGACACCGTCGACGCCAACCTCGCCCTCGGGCTGCCAGCCGACGCCCGCGAGTACGCGGCGGCCGCGGGGATCCTCACGGATCTCGGCATCTCGAAGGTGCGGCTGCTCACGAACAACACCGACAAGGTCGAGAAGCTGCGCGCCCTCGGCCTGGACGTGGTGGAGCAGGTGCCCCTGATCGTCGGCGTCGGCCCGAACAATCACCAGTACCTCGAGACCAAGCGCGACCGCATGGGTCACATCATCGGCGCGGCGGAACTCGCCGAAGCCCTCGGAAAGGACAACGCATGA
- a CDS encoding riboflavin synthase: MFTGIIEEIGEIAGIAASGDGWRLTVHAPRAAADAVHGESIAVSGVCLTVVGSTETTFDADVMKQTLDVSALGAVEVGSRVNIEKAMPVGARLGGHIVQGHVDGVGTVLEVRPGEQWSVLRISLPADLAPLVVDKGSISVAGTSLTVSAVSPAIGTPDEHWFEVSLIPETLEATILGALEPGDVVNLETDILARHVERLLAFRSLTEGGSL; the protein is encoded by the coding sequence ATGTTCACCGGAATCATCGAGGAGATCGGCGAGATCGCCGGCATCGCGGCATCGGGCGACGGATGGCGGCTCACGGTGCACGCGCCCAGGGCCGCGGCGGATGCCGTGCATGGCGAGTCCATCGCCGTGAGCGGTGTGTGCCTCACCGTGGTCGGGTCGACCGAGACCACCTTCGACGCCGACGTCATGAAGCAGACCCTCGACGTCTCGGCGCTCGGCGCCGTCGAGGTCGGGTCGCGTGTGAACATCGAGAAGGCCATGCCGGTCGGCGCGCGCCTGGGCGGCCACATCGTGCAGGGGCATGTCGACGGGGTCGGCACCGTGCTCGAGGTGCGGCCCGGCGAGCAGTGGAGTGTGCTGCGCATCAGCCTGCCTGCAGACCTCGCGCCCCTCGTCGTCGACAAGGGCTCGATCAGCGTCGCAGGCACCTCGCTCACCGTCAGCGCCGTCAGCCCCGCCATCGGCACGCCCGACGAGCACTGGTTCGAGGTGTCGCTGATCCCCGAGACGCTCGAGGCGACCATCCTCGGCGCGCTCGAGCCCGGCGACGTGGTCAACCTCGAGACCGACATCCTGGCCCGTCATGTGGAGCGCCTGCTCGCGTTCCGCTCCCTCACGGAAGGAGGCTCGCTGTGA
- the ribD gene encoding bifunctional diaminohydroxyphosphoribosylaminopyrimidine deaminase/5-amino-6-(5-phosphoribosylamino)uracil reductase RibD: MAVTEAEREAMLRALELAANGPRGLNPQVGAVILSPAGDVLAEGWHRGAGTAHAEVDALSKLAPGQAAGATAVVTLEPCNHTGRTGPCAQALIDAGISRVVYALDDPGDASSGGADRLRRAGVDVVPGEQAGASRDLIDGWLTVQRLGRPHVTVKWAQSLDGRAAASDGSSQWITGPEARADVHRRRAEADAIVVGTGTILADDPALTAREGQSLYERQPIPIVIGSRATPAGAAVHRHPRPPLFYGTRDLAAVLADLGERGVQRVFIEGGPTLASAFIAAGFADTVLAYLAPVLLGGDRLALTDIGVASIGDARRLQVEQWMPLGDDLLAIARPAADAVAGKEGS, from the coding sequence ATGGCAGTGACCGAGGCCGAACGCGAGGCAATGCTTCGCGCCCTCGAACTCGCTGCGAACGGTCCTCGAGGCCTGAACCCGCAGGTCGGCGCCGTCATCCTCTCCCCCGCCGGCGACGTGCTCGCCGAGGGCTGGCATCGCGGCGCGGGCACCGCGCATGCCGAGGTCGACGCACTGTCGAAGCTGGCTCCGGGCCAGGCGGCAGGGGCGACCGCGGTCGTCACCCTCGAGCCGTGCAACCACACCGGGCGCACGGGCCCGTGCGCCCAGGCCCTGATCGATGCCGGCATCAGCCGCGTCGTCTACGCGCTCGACGACCCGGGCGATGCCTCCAGCGGCGGAGCGGATCGCCTCCGCCGAGCCGGCGTCGACGTCGTGCCGGGCGAGCAGGCCGGTGCCTCCCGCGACCTCATCGACGGATGGCTGACCGTGCAGCGGCTGGGCCGCCCTCACGTCACCGTGAAGTGGGCACAGAGCCTCGACGGCCGCGCCGCGGCATCCGACGGATCCAGCCAGTGGATCACCGGACCCGAGGCGCGCGCCGACGTGCACCGACGGCGCGCGGAGGCCGATGCGATCGTCGTCGGCACCGGGACGATCCTTGCCGACGACCCCGCGCTCACCGCCCGCGAAGGACAGTCTCTGTACGAGCGTCAGCCGATCCCCATCGTGATCGGATCGCGCGCGACGCCCGCCGGCGCTGCGGTCCACCGGCATCCGCGCCCTCCCCTCTTCTACGGCACCCGCGATCTCGCCGCCGTGCTCGCAGACCTCGGCGAACGAGGCGTGCAGCGGGTGTTCATCGAGGGCGGGCCGACGCTCGCGAGCGCGTTCATCGCCGCGGGATTCGCCGACACCGTGCTCGCGTACCTCGCACCGGTGCTGCTGGGCGGCGACCGCCTCGCCCTCACCGACATCGGCGTCGCCTCGATCGGTGACGCCCGACGCCTTCAGGTCGAGCAGTGGATGCCGCTGGGCGACGACCTGCTCGCGATCGCACGTCCTGCGGCGGATGCCGTCGCAGGAAAGGAAGGAAGCTGA
- a CDS encoding Fpg/Nei family DNA glycosylase, with the protein MPEMPEVQGLVDFLAARAAGRTITRVSVAAIAALKTFDPPVTALQDARIAAASRHGKFIDLSLGDDLHLVFHLAKAGWLRWYDELPTTLIKPGRSPIAMRVALDDGSGFDLTEAGTKKSLAVYVVRDPEDVPGVARLGPDPLDADFTRDAFAALLAGRRTQIKGLLRDQGLIAGIGNAYSDEILHAAKMSPYAPAAKLDDAEIDRLYDAMQRTLREAIDEAAGKPPADLKDAKRRGMQVHARRGEACPVCGDTVRSVFFADRSLEYCPTCQTGGKVLADRRLSRLLK; encoded by the coding sequence ATGCCCGAGATGCCTGAGGTACAGGGACTGGTCGACTTCCTCGCCGCGCGAGCGGCCGGGCGCACCATCACGCGCGTGAGCGTCGCGGCCATCGCCGCCCTGAAGACGTTCGATCCGCCGGTCACGGCGCTTCAGGATGCCCGGATCGCGGCGGCCTCGCGGCACGGCAAGTTCATCGACCTCTCCCTCGGCGACGATCTTCACCTCGTCTTCCACTTGGCGAAAGCCGGCTGGCTGCGGTGGTACGACGAGCTGCCGACCACCCTCATCAAGCCAGGACGCAGCCCGATCGCGATGCGCGTGGCACTCGACGACGGCAGCGGTTTCGATCTGACCGAGGCCGGCACCAAGAAGTCACTCGCCGTGTACGTCGTGCGCGACCCCGAGGACGTGCCGGGGGTCGCCAGGCTCGGCCCCGATCCGCTCGACGCCGATTTCACCCGCGATGCGTTCGCGGCCCTGCTCGCGGGTCGCCGCACTCAGATCAAGGGCCTGCTGCGCGATCAGGGACTCATCGCGGGCATCGGCAACGCGTACAGCGACGAGATCCTGCATGCCGCGAAGATGTCGCCGTACGCTCCGGCCGCGAAGCTCGACGACGCCGAGATCGACCGGCTCTACGACGCCATGCAGCGCACTCTTCGTGAGGCGATCGACGAGGCCGCAGGCAAGCCGCCCGCGGATCTGAAGGACGCCAAGCGGCGCGGCATGCAGGTGCACGCCCGCCGCGGCGAAGCGTGCCCCGTCTGCGGCGACACCGTGCGCAGCGTGTTCTTCGCCGACAGGTCGCTCGAGTACTGCCCCACCTGCCAGACCGGGGGGAAGGTGCTCGCGGACCGCAGACTCTCGCGCCTGCTGAAGTGA
- a CDS encoding GNAT family N-acetyltransferase — MQPVALHTERLVLSIPTEADIDAITAACQDPEVSRWTTVPSPYTREDAVDFVELVAKWWADGVETVWAIRKNEVLAGMIGLHRITEHPHGGDAEIGFWGVAELRGQGVMGEAARAVVDYAFDELKLARLGWRAVVGNIPSARTARSLGFRYEGMLRQALTGARGRDDGWIAGLLATDDRTPMEWPVL, encoded by the coding sequence ATGCAACCTGTCGCCCTGCACACCGAGAGGCTCGTGCTCAGCATCCCGACCGAAGCAGACATCGACGCGATCACGGCCGCCTGCCAGGATCCGGAGGTGTCGCGGTGGACGACCGTTCCGAGCCCGTACACCCGTGAAGACGCCGTCGACTTCGTCGAGCTGGTGGCGAAGTGGTGGGCCGATGGCGTCGAGACCGTGTGGGCCATCCGCAAGAACGAGGTGCTCGCCGGGATGATCGGCCTGCACCGGATCACTGAGCACCCGCACGGCGGCGATGCCGAGATCGGCTTCTGGGGAGTCGCCGAGCTGCGCGGACAGGGAGTGATGGGAGAGGCCGCACGCGCCGTGGTCGACTACGCGTTCGACGAGCTGAAGCTCGCCCGGCTCGGCTGGCGCGCCGTAGTGGGCAACATCCCCTCCGCCCGCACGGCGCGATCGCTCGGGTTCCGGTACGAGGGGATGCTGCGTCAGGCCCTCACGGGGGCACGCGGCCGCGACGACGGCTGGATCGCCGGCCTGCTCGCGACCGATGACCGCACGCCCATGGAGTGGCCGGTGCTCTGA
- a CDS encoding EamA family transporter yields MTVQRSSPRGVVASLVASAMFGAIFYIAAQLQSSAEVVYAWRVVVTLALYALALLHPAARLGVAMIWRRLRARWWMPLLALLLASIIGMQLWLFMWAPMHGHGLDAGLGYLLLPISLVLSGRFLMRAHVSSMQWVVVTLAAIAVVIKVIATPQLSWVTWAVCIPYAVYFVLRQRFGLDGPMVFGFELTAMMPLAAWFLLSAGSGPGSAGELTGLLAVGVIGGVAMVLYLAASNLLSMPVFGLLSYAEPVLLVVVAVLLGERMQGADLLVYGILAVALALLAFEGFRAGRRRR; encoded by the coding sequence GTGACCGTGCAGCGCTCATCGCCGAGAGGCGTCGTGGCTTCGCTGGTGGCATCCGCGATGTTCGGCGCGATCTTCTACATCGCCGCTCAGCTGCAGTCATCGGCCGAAGTCGTCTACGCGTGGCGGGTCGTCGTGACCCTCGCCCTGTACGCACTCGCTCTGCTCCACCCTGCTGCCCGGCTGGGTGTCGCGATGATCTGGCGTCGACTGCGCGCCCGGTGGTGGATGCCGCTGCTGGCCCTGCTGCTCGCCTCGATCATCGGCATGCAGCTGTGGCTGTTCATGTGGGCGCCGATGCACGGCCATGGTCTCGACGCGGGGCTGGGCTATCTGCTGCTGCCCATCAGCCTGGTGCTGAGCGGACGGTTCCTCATGCGGGCTCACGTGAGCTCGATGCAGTGGGTGGTGGTCACGCTCGCCGCGATCGCGGTGGTGATCAAGGTCATCGCGACACCGCAGCTGTCGTGGGTGACCTGGGCTGTCTGCATCCCCTACGCGGTCTACTTCGTCCTGCGTCAGCGCTTCGGTCTCGACGGGCCGATGGTCTTCGGGTTCGAGCTGACGGCCATGATGCCGCTGGCCGCGTGGTTCCTGCTCTCGGCCGGCTCGGGCCCCGGATCCGCCGGCGAGCTCACGGGTCTGCTGGCCGTCGGGGTGATCGGCGGCGTCGCCATGGTGCTCTACCTCGCCGCATCGAACCTGCTCTCGATGCCCGTGTTCGGCCTGCTCAGCTACGCCGAACCCGTGCTGCTGGTGGTGGTCGCGGTGCTGCTCGGAGAGCGGATGCAGGGCGCCGACCTGCTCGTGTACGGCATCCTCGCCGTCGCGCTCGCACTGCTGGCGTTCGAGGGGTTCCGTGCGGGGCGCCGTCGCCGCTGA